One Campylobacter sputorum genomic window, AAAAAAATTCAAAAGGAATTCCATGGATCAAAATACCATTAAAGCACACAAAATTAGTGATGATGAGTATAAAAAAATTTTAGAAATATTAGGTCGTGAGCCAAATTTACTTGAACTTGGCATATTTTCAGCAATGTGGAGCGAGCATTGCTCTTATAAATCTAGTAAAAAATATCTAAATGGTTTTCCAACTAAAGCTCCTTGGGTTATTCAAGGACCGGGTGAAAATGCAGGTGTTATAGACATAGGCAATGGTATGGCTGCAATTTTTAAAATGGAAAGTCATAATCATCCTAGTTTTATTGATCCATTTCAAGGTGCTGCAACAGGAGTTGGTGGTATTTTAAGAGATATTTTTACAATGGGTGCAAGAGTTGAAGCAAATATGAACTCTTTACGCTTTGGAAATATCTCATCCCAAGATAATACTAGCAAACACCAAAGATATTTAGTTAAAGGTGTAGTAAGCGGGATAGCTCATTATGGGAATTGCATGGGAATTCCTACTATTGGCGGTGAAGTTAGTTTTGATGAGAGTTTTAATGGAAATATACTTGTAAATGCGTTTGCTCTTGGAATTTGCAAAAGTGATGAAATTTTTTATGGAAAAGCAGAAGGTATCGGAAATCCCGTAATTTATGTTGGCTCAAAAACTGGTCGAGATGGTCTTGGTGGGGCAGTTATGGCTAGCGATAGCTTTAACGAAACAAACAAATCTCTTCGTCCAACAGTTCAAGTTGGAGATCCTTTTGCGGAAAAACTTTTGATGGAAGCTTGCTTAGAACTTTTCAAAACTGATTATATCATAGGAATCCAAGATATGGGTGCAGCTGGTCTTACAAGTTCTAGCTTTGAAATGGCAGGAAGAAGCGGAAGCGGCATGAAACTATACCTTGATAAAGTTCCAATGCGTGAAACTGGCATGACACCTTATGAATTAATGCTTAGCGAATCGCAAGAAAGAATGCTAATTTGTGCTAAAAAAGGTTATGAAGATAAAATAAAAGCTATATTTGCCAAATGGGACTTAGATGCTGAGGTTATAGGAGAGGTTACAAACAGCGGAAATATGGAACTTTTTTGGAAAGGAGAGTTAGCAGGAATTATACCTATAAATCCATTAAGTGAAGCTGCTCCGATTCTTGATCGTCCAACAAAAAAACCGCAGTATCTACAAAATATCAAAAAAATAGATTTTTCAAATTTAAAAAATATAGACAATAATACAGCTTTTGATATGCTTTTAAAAGATCCACATATCTTAAACAAATCTTTTATTTATGATCAATACGATGCAAATGTCGGCACAAACTGCATAAAAAAACCAGGATTTTTAGGAGCAGCGGCACTTAGAGTTAAAGAAAATGGAGCTAGTATATCTATGGCAATGGAGTGCAACACAAGATATAACTATATCAATCCAAAAATAGGAGCAGCCGTAGCAGTTGCAACAGCTGGTAGAAAAGTAGCGATGAGTGGTGCAATGCCTCTTGCGATAACAGATTGTCTAAATTATGGAAATCCGTTAAATGAAGAAGTTATGTGGCAGTTTGCACAAGGTTGTGATGGTATAAAAGAAGCTTGCAAAGAGCTAAATACACCCGTTGTAAGCGGAAATGTTAGTTTGTATAACGAAACAGATGGCATTAGCATACAACCAACTCCAGCCATAGTAACAGTTGGGGTAAATAAAAATGCAAACAAACTACTTCCATCTGTTTTTCAAAACATAGAAAAAAGTGTGTATTTACTAGGCGAAACAAAAGGTAATTTCGCTGGTTCTCTATATATGAAAACACTTTATAATGAAGTAAATGGCGAACTTTGCGAACTAGATTATAATCAAGAAAAAGCTTTATGGAATCTTGTTATAAAAGCAAATGAACTTGAACTTCTTGAGTGTGCAAACTCTGTTGGTATAGGCGGAATTGCGATGAGTTTAGCCAAAATGAGTTGTGTTTCAAATATAGGAATTGATGCTAAAATAGAATTTAATGACGATAAATTTATCTTTGATGAAAGTTTTTCAAGAGCGATAGTTTGTGCAAAAAATGATGATAAATTTATCAATTTAGCAAAAAAATTTGACATAAAAATAACAAAAATAGGAACAACTTGTAAGGATAAATTTATACTAAATGATATAAATAAAAATTTAAAAGATATGCAAGAAATTTATTTTAACGAGTTTGCAAAAATAGTAACAAAAGAGGATTAAGAGTGAATTTACTTCTTTTTATAGGTGCTGTATTTTTTGTATTTTGGTTGATTTCTGGTGGAACAAAAAACTTTACTTACCAGCAAAATAAAAGAAAATTTGGTTACGAAGAAGCTGTTTATATTGTATCACTTTTAGCTAAAATAACAAAAAGCGATGGCAAAGTGAGTGTGAAAGAAGCAAATTTAGTAAGCCAGATTCTCACAGATATCACAAATGCACTAAATGGTTCAAATACAACAAGAGAGAATTTAAAAAGAGTTTTCAATACTCAAAAAATGGATCTTAACAATACATTCAAACTAGCATTAGAATATAAAATCAAATTTAATCTTAGCGAAGTTGAATGTATGCAAAAGATATATTCACTACTAAATATAGTTTATGTTGATGGCGAAATAACTGATGATGAGATAGAAATAATTACAAAAATAGCAGATGGTTTTAGCATAAATCATGACATATTAAAACAGATAATTAGCAGTTTTGATAGAAGTTTTACAAACGCAAAACCAAAAGAAGACTCCAAAAAATCTCCTTATGAAATTTTAGGAGTGGATAAAAACGCTGATTTTAACGATATCAAAAAAGCATATAGAGAACTTGTTAAAAAATACCACCCAGATATATTAATGGGTAAAGGTGAAAATGATGAAACCGTACAAAATGGCACAAAAAAACTACAAGAGATAAACGAAGCTTATGAAAGCTTAAAAAAGATACATAGGCAATGAAAAAAATTATAGAAAACAATAGCTTTTTAACAGATCAAATCATAACATATCTTGGAAATAAAAGATCGCTTTTAAATTTTATAGAAAGTGGCATAAATATAGCAAAAAACGAGCTTAACAAAAAAAAACTAAGTTGCGTTGATATATTTAGCGGAAGTGGGATAGTTGCTAGGTTTTTAAAAGCACACTCTAATTTTTTGGTTGCAAATGATTTAGAACTTTACTCAAAAATCATAAATGAGTGTTATTTAACAAATGTAAATTTAGAATTACAAAAAGATATAGACATAAATTTTAAAATACTAAACAAAAATATAAAAGAAAATTTACAACCAGGATTTATAAGTGAGCTTTATGCACCAAAAAACGATGATTTTATAAAAAAAAGCGAAAGAGTTTTTTACACAAAATATAATGCAAATTTCATAGATACTGCAAGGAGAGAGATATCAAAAATTCCTAATGATATACAGAAATTTTTCTTAGCACCGCTTTTATATCTTGCAAGCAATCACACAAATACAAGCGGCGTTTTTAAGGGTTTTTATAAAGATAAAAATGGTATCGGTAAATTTGGAGGAAGTGGGCAAAATGCGCTTAAGCGAATTTGCCATAAAATGGAGCTTATAAAGCCAATTTTTTCAAATTTTAGTTGTGATTTTAATGTTTATCAAAAAGATGCAAATACTTTAGCAAAAGAGCTTGATAGTTTTGATATTTGCTACATAGATCCGCCTTACAATCAACATCCATATGGCTCAAATTATTTTATGCTAAATTTAATAGCGTCTTATCAAAGGCCACAAGAAATTTCTGAAATTTCGGGAATACCAAAAAACTGGAATAGAAGTGATTACAACAAAAAAGCAGTAGCAAAAGAGGTATTTTGTGATCTTATAGAACATCTAAAAGCAAAATTTATTTTAGTTTCTTATAATAATGAAGGAATTATCTCAAAAGATGAATTCATAGGTACTCTTAAAAAATTTGGCAAAGTAAAAATTTTAGAGCAAGAATACAATACTTTTCGCGGTAGCAGAAATTTAAACAGCAGAGATATTTATGTAAAAGAAAATCTATATATTTTAAGGAAAAATATATGAGAACGATTAATGAACAAAAATTTGAAAAATGTATTCAAATTTTAATAAATACTTTTGATTTTTCTATATTTCGCTAATAACTTAAGGAGATAAATTTGAGCAAAAAAATAACACAAAAAGAGTGTGTTTTAGAAGCTTTAAAAAAACTAAATGGAGTTGCAACTCTTTTTCAACTTTATCATCTAACTGATACTAGTTTTTGGAAAACAAAAACACCTTTTGCAAGTATTAGGAGAATTATTCAAACAAACAGCGAGTTTTTTAAAATTCAGCCTGGACTTTGGGGGCTTAGTTCAAAAAAAAGAGAAATTTTAAAAAACTATGATATAAAAGATGAAAAAATAATAACAGAAAATGAATTTACGCATTCTTATTATCAAGGAATAGTTGCTAAAATAGGCAATATTAGAAAATTTAAAACATACATTCCATCACAAGATAAAAACAAATATTTTCTTAATGATAAACTTTGCGATATAGCAAATTTAACTAAAATTTACGAGTTTACATATCCGAAAATTTTAAAATTTGCAAAAACAATAGATGTGATTTGGTTCAATGAAAGAGATATGCCACACTCTTTTTATGAAATAGAACATAGTACCAACTTTAAAAATTCAATCAATAAATTTTACGAGTTACAAGATTTTAGAGCAAATTTTTTTATAGTTGCCAAAAAAGAGCGTCGTTGTCAATTTAATGATGTTTTAGGTGCATCTATTTATAAAAATATAAAAAACAATATTAAATTTGCTGATTATGAAACCATTATCAAACAATTTGAGCAAGAAAGTATAAAATTTGAAAGTGGGATTTAAAAATTTTATAATTATAATCACAGACGGGTATACACATTATAATAATGATAAAGAATTTAATAACTGCAAATATTATATTTATAAGAGATAAAAATTTAGATGAAGCAATCATTAAATTTATATTTATATAGAAAAGATTTGAAAACTATGAAAATAAAAATATTTAAGATGATTAAAAAATAAAAGATTTAAATTTAATAAAGGAGTAAAAATGAGAGCATTGCTTAGCGTTAGCGACAAAGATGGCATAGTTGAGTTTGCAAAAGAACTGCAAAACCTAGGTTATGAAATTTTAAGCACTGGTGGCACATATAAGCTTTTAAAAGAAAATGGTATAAAAGCCTTAGAAGTTAGTGATTTTACAAAAAGTCCAGAAATGTTTGAGGGTAGAGTTAAGACTCTTCATCCAAAAATTCATGGTGGAATTTTATACAAAAGAGATAATCAAGACCATGTAAAACAAGCACAAGAATTTGGGGTTCTTGGCATAGATTTAGTATGTGTAAATTTATATCCATTTAAAGCAACCATAGCTAGGACTGATGATTTTGAAGAAATTATAGAAAACATAGATATCGGCGGTCCAACTATGGTTAGAAGTGCTGCTAAAAATTTCAAAGATGTTTTGATAGTTACAGATATACTTGATTATGATGAGATTTTAAAAAGATTAAAAACAGATAGTATAGATTATGATTTTAGAAGGGATCTAATGATAAAAGCTTATGAACACACAGCAGCTTATGATTCCATGATAGCAAATTATATGAATAAAAGATTTAACTCAGATTTTGGAGCTAAAAAATTCATCGTAGGAAGTAAAGTATTTGATACAAGATATGGAGAAAATCCTCATCAAAAAGGAGCCTTATATGAGTTTGAAAACCATTTTAGTCAAAATTTTAAAGCCCTAAAAGGTGAAGCTAGCTTTAACAATCTTACCGATATTCACGGGGCTTTAATGCTTGCAACTAGCTTTGGAGATGCACCTGCCGTTGCTATATGCAAACATGCAAATCCTTGCGGTTTTGCCATAAAAGAAAATTTACTTCAAAGTTACATAGAGGCGCTAAAATGCGATCCTATCTCAGCTTATGGTGGAGTAATAGCGATAAATGGCACACTAAATAAAGAGTTAGCCCAAAAACTTCACGAAAAAGGCACTTTTATGGAAGTTATAATAGCAGCAAATGTAACAGATGAAGCCTTAGAAATTTTTAGCGATAAAAAAAGAACTAAAATTTTTACTCAAGAAAATAAATTTTTAGAAAGAAACGATGAAAAGTTTGATTTTAAACATATAGATGGAGGATTTGTATATCAAGAACGCGATTTTGTAAAAGATGATGAAGTCCAAAATGCTAAATGTGTTACAAACAGAAAAGCTAGCAAAGATGAATTTGTTGATATGCAAATGGCATGGAAAATAGCTGCCCTTACGAAATCAAACTGTGTTGTTTATGTAAAAAATAGTGCAATGATAGCAATTGGAATGGGTATGACAAGTAGAGTAGATGCTGCTCGTGCAGCTGTTGCAAAAGCTAAAGATATGGGACTTGATTTGCAAGGATGTGCTTTAGCAAGCGAAGCGTTTTTTCCATTTAGAGATAGCATTGATATAGCAGCAAAAGTTGGCGTAAAAACAGTTATCCAGCCAGGCGGATCAATCCGTGACGATGAAGTTATACAAGCAGCAAATGAAGCTAACATAGCTATGTATTTTACAAAAATCAGACATTTTTTACACTAAAAACTTGGCCTAATAAAATAGGCTAAGTTTTTTAGCTATGAAATTATTGATTATTGCTTTGCTCTATCATCTGATTAAAATATCCAAATAGCTCTTTTGTTTGCTCTTCTGCCTTGTGTAAATTTGAAACAATTTTATCAAAGTTTTCTTTCTTAGAATACAATTCTAATGATTCATTTATCAAATCATGGACCTCTTTATGAGGATTGTCTATTTTTGCAAATGAAGGTAGTTTGCCATAAAAATCTTTTCCAATGCCGCTATACCATTTTCCAAGACTACAGTTTTTATGATCACCCATTAACCCAGTATCATTTGTCAAAATTTTTCCATAACCATTTATTTTAAAAAATGCGTGATCTAATTTTACTAAAATTAAAAAACTCTTTATCGCATTATCCATAAGT contains:
- the purL gene encoding phosphoribosylformylglycinamidine synthase subunit PurL produces the protein MDQNTIKAHKISDDEYKKILEILGREPNLLELGIFSAMWSEHCSYKSSKKYLNGFPTKAPWVIQGPGENAGVIDIGNGMAAIFKMESHNHPSFIDPFQGAATGVGGILRDIFTMGARVEANMNSLRFGNISSQDNTSKHQRYLVKGVVSGIAHYGNCMGIPTIGGEVSFDESFNGNILVNAFALGICKSDEIFYGKAEGIGNPVIYVGSKTGRDGLGGAVMASDSFNETNKSLRPTVQVGDPFAEKLLMEACLELFKTDYIIGIQDMGAAGLTSSSFEMAGRSGSGMKLYLDKVPMRETGMTPYELMLSESQERMLICAKKGYEDKIKAIFAKWDLDAEVIGEVTNSGNMELFWKGELAGIIPINPLSEAAPILDRPTKKPQYLQNIKKIDFSNLKNIDNNTAFDMLLKDPHILNKSFIYDQYDANVGTNCIKKPGFLGAAALRVKENGASISMAMECNTRYNYINPKIGAAVAVATAGRKVAMSGAMPLAITDCLNYGNPLNEEVMWQFAQGCDGIKEACKELNTPVVSGNVSLYNETDGISIQPTPAIVTVGVNKNANKLLPSVFQNIEKSVYLLGETKGNFAGSLYMKTLYNEVNGELCELDYNQEKALWNLVIKANELELLECANSVGIGGIAMSLAKMSCVSNIGIDAKIEFNDDKFIFDESFSRAIVCAKNDDKFINLAKKFDIKITKIGTTCKDKFILNDINKNLKDMQEIYFNEFAKIVTKED
- a CDS encoding J domain-containing protein; amino-acid sequence: MNLLLFIGAVFFVFWLISGGTKNFTYQQNKRKFGYEEAVYIVSLLAKITKSDGKVSVKEANLVSQILTDITNALNGSNTTRENLKRVFNTQKMDLNNTFKLALEYKIKFNLSEVECMQKIYSLLNIVYVDGEITDDEIEIITKIADGFSINHDILKQIISSFDRSFTNAKPKEDSKKSPYEILGVDKNADFNDIKKAYRELVKKYHPDILMGKGENDETVQNGTKKLQEINEAYESLKKIHRQ
- a CDS encoding DNA adenine methylase; translation: MIENNSFLTDQIITYLGNKRSLLNFIESGINIAKNELNKKKLSCVDIFSGSGIVARFLKAHSNFLVANDLELYSKIINECYLTNVNLELQKDIDINFKILNKNIKENLQPGFISELYAPKNDDFIKKSERVFYTKYNANFIDTARREISKIPNDIQKFFLAPLLYLASNHTNTSGVFKGFYKDKNGIGKFGGSGQNALKRICHKMELIKPIFSNFSCDFNVYQKDANTLAKELDSFDICYIDPPYNQHPYGSNYFMLNLIASYQRPQEISEISGIPKNWNRSDYNKKAVAKEVFCDLIEHLKAKFILVSYNNEGIISKDEFIGTLKKFGKVKILEQEYNTFRGSRNLNSRDIYVKENLYILRKNI
- the purH gene encoding bifunctional phosphoribosylaminoimidazolecarboxamide formyltransferase/IMP cyclohydrolase, which codes for MRALLSVSDKDGIVEFAKELQNLGYEILSTGGTYKLLKENGIKALEVSDFTKSPEMFEGRVKTLHPKIHGGILYKRDNQDHVKQAQEFGVLGIDLVCVNLYPFKATIARTDDFEEIIENIDIGGPTMVRSAAKNFKDVLIVTDILDYDEILKRLKTDSIDYDFRRDLMIKAYEHTAAYDSMIANYMNKRFNSDFGAKKFIVGSKVFDTRYGENPHQKGALYEFENHFSQNFKALKGEASFNNLTDIHGALMLATSFGDAPAVAICKHANPCGFAIKENLLQSYIEALKCDPISAYGGVIAINGTLNKELAQKLHEKGTFMEVIIAANVTDEALEIFSDKKRTKIFTQENKFLERNDEKFDFKHIDGGFVYQERDFVKDDEVQNAKCVTNRKASKDEFVDMQMAWKIAALTKSNCVVYVKNSAMIAIGMGMTSRVDAARAAVAKAKDMGLDLQGCALASEAFFPFRDSIDIAAKVGVKTVIQPGGSIRDDEVIQAANEANIAMYFTKIRHFLH
- a CDS encoding CZB domain-containing protein, whose protein sequence is MEDFKSKFMFYVSNSRSLMDNAIKSFLILVKLDHAFFKINGYGKILTNDTGLMGDHKNCSLGKWYSGIGKDFYGKLPSFAKIDNPHKEVHDLINESLELYSKKENFDKIVSNLHKAEEQTKELFGYFNQMIEQSNNQ